In Streptomyces nojiriensis, one genomic interval encodes:
- a CDS encoding DUF5997 family protein: protein MTSHQNTQTMKPATAAKKLGVYLEATPAEFQEGVVSRSELSALQADPPQWLKELRANGPHPRPVVAAKLGVSIAGLARGGVTEPLTTEQIEALKHEAPEWLQRERATQAEVRKETVRIKEKHAEKAEKAREQRS from the coding sequence ATGACGTCGCACCAGAACACCCAGACGATGAAGCCCGCGACCGCGGCGAAGAAGCTGGGCGTGTACCTCGAGGCCACCCCCGCAGAGTTCCAGGAGGGTGTCGTCTCGCGCAGCGAATTGAGTGCGCTCCAGGCCGATCCGCCCCAGTGGCTGAAGGAGCTGCGCGCCAACGGTCCGCACCCCCGACCGGTGGTGGCGGCCAAGCTCGGCGTGTCCATCGCCGGCCTCGCCCGCGGCGGGGTCACCGAGCCCCTCACCACGGAGCAGATCGAAGCGCTGAAGCATGAAGCCCCCGAGTGGCTCCAGCGTGAGCGCGCCACCCAGGCCGAGGTCCGCAAGGAAACGGTCCGCATCAAGGAGAAGCACGCCGAGAAGGCCGAGAAGGCCCGCGAGCAGCGTTCCTGA
- a CDS encoding YdeI/OmpD-associated family protein, protein MEELGGVEVIGFADAGAFESWLAEHHTRHEGVWVKLAKKKSGIPSVTDDELVDIGLCYGWISGQRRALDERYYLQKYVPRRPKSLWSQVNVDKVAELSAAGRMREPGLAEVRRAQADGRWTHAYESQRTAAVPPDLAAAFESDPAAAKAFEALDRSGRYQVILPLLQALTPETRRARLDRAVRLLRGDAAAG, encoded by the coding sequence ATGGAGGAACTGGGCGGGGTGGAGGTCATCGGTTTCGCGGACGCCGGGGCGTTCGAGAGCTGGCTGGCCGAGCACCACACGCGCCACGAGGGCGTGTGGGTCAAGCTGGCCAAGAAGAAGTCCGGGATCCCGTCGGTCACCGATGACGAGCTGGTCGACATCGGGCTGTGCTACGGCTGGATCTCCGGGCAGCGGCGCGCCCTCGACGAGCGGTACTACCTGCAGAAGTACGTGCCGCGCCGGCCCAAGAGCCTGTGGTCACAGGTGAACGTGGACAAGGTCGCGGAGCTGAGCGCCGCGGGGCGGATGCGTGAGCCCGGGCTCGCGGAGGTGCGCAGAGCGCAGGCGGACGGGCGGTGGACGCACGCCTACGAGTCCCAGCGGACGGCGGCGGTGCCACCGGACCTCGCGGCGGCCTTCGAGTCGGACCCGGCGGCCGCGAAGGCGTTCGAGGCACTCGACCGGAGCGGGCGCTACCAGGTGATCCTGCCGTTGCTGCAGGCGCTCACGCCGGAGACCAGACGGGCCCGGCTCGACCGGGCGGTGCGGCTGCTGCGGGGAGACGCGGCTGCCGGATGA
- a CDS encoding sensor histidine kinase, which yields MDNPPKSAKIPKTARSSTPRPGAAGTAWGGAGLYVLVLGLLIGGVPYAIGPLLGVVTLLAVTPLVPLLRHRPLAALALTLLGGTLVAGAAQNHSPGRFLVFLASNLVLGLVVATRPRRDAVMALVMVFVVELPAVALVASGPYDLMSTSLIAFLSLGAVYMTGLRFRERREHTAELRTKQVAEAVTAERLRIARELHDMVAHSIGVIAIQAGVGSRVIDTQPEEARAALRAIEATSRETLSGLRRTLVALRRAQPDDTREQAPLGPAPGLADLDALVATTADAGVRVDVRWEGEPGRLPPETDLSAYRIVQEALTNVVRHAGTGHCRVTIGYGEQELTVEVVDDGRGAPDGIGRTGFGITGMRERVGLLHGRFSAGPRAGGGFRVEAALPLPVAAAAVDGLR from the coding sequence ATGGACAACCCACCGAAGAGCGCGAAGATCCCGAAGACCGCGCGGAGTTCGACACCGAGGCCCGGAGCGGCCGGCACGGCCTGGGGCGGCGCGGGCCTCTACGTCCTCGTCCTGGGCCTGCTGATCGGCGGAGTCCCGTACGCCATCGGGCCGCTCCTCGGGGTCGTGACGCTGCTGGCCGTGACCCCGCTCGTCCCCCTGCTGCGGCACCGGCCCCTGGCGGCACTGGCCCTGACCCTGCTCGGCGGCACGCTCGTCGCGGGGGCCGCCCAGAACCACAGCCCGGGCCGGTTCCTCGTCTTCCTCGCCTCGAACCTCGTCCTCGGACTCGTCGTCGCCACGCGCCCCCGGCGGGACGCGGTCATGGCGCTCGTCATGGTGTTCGTCGTGGAGCTTCCGGCCGTCGCCTTGGTCGCCTCCGGACCGTACGACCTGATGAGCACGAGCCTGATCGCCTTCCTGTCGCTGGGCGCCGTCTACATGACCGGCCTGCGCTTCCGTGAACGCCGGGAGCACACGGCCGAACTGCGCACGAAGCAGGTGGCCGAGGCCGTGACCGCGGAACGGCTGCGCATCGCACGCGAGTTGCACGACATGGTCGCCCACAGCATCGGCGTGATCGCCATCCAGGCCGGTGTCGGCAGCCGGGTCATCGACACCCAGCCGGAAGAGGCCCGCGCCGCCCTGCGGGCGATCGAGGCCACCAGCCGCGAGACCCTGTCCGGCCTGCGCCGCACGCTGGTCGCGCTGCGCCGGGCCCAGCCGGACGACACCCGCGAACAGGCGCCGCTCGGGCCCGCCCCCGGACTGGCGGACCTCGACGCGCTGGTGGCCACCACCGCCGACGCCGGAGTGCGGGTCGACGTACGGTGGGAGGGGGAGCCCGGTCGACTGCCGCCCGAGACGGACCTGTCGGCGTACCGCATCGTGCAGGAGGCGCTGACCAACGTGGTCCGCCACGCGGGCACCGGGCACTGCCGGGTCACCATCGGCTACGGGGAACAGGAGCTGACCGTGGAGGTCGTCGACGACGGGCGAGGCGCGCCCGACGGCATCGGACGTACGGGATTCGGCATCACGGGCATGCGCGAGCGGGTCGGCCTGCTGCACGGCCGCTTCAGCGCCGGTCCCCGGGCCGGGGGCGGCTTCCGGGTCGAGGCGGCGCTGCCGCTGCCCGTCGCCGCGGCGGCCGTGGACGGGCTCCGATGA